The following proteins are co-located in the Malus sylvestris chromosome 13, drMalSylv7.2, whole genome shotgun sequence genome:
- the LOC126596369 gene encoding adenosylhomocysteinase: MALSVEKSSSGREYKVKDMSQADFGRLEIELAEVEMPGLISCRTEFGPSQPLKGARITGSLHMTIQTAVLIETLTALGAEVRWCSCNIFSTQDHAAAAIARDSAAVFAWKGETLQEYWWCTERALDWGPGGGPDLIVDDGGDATLLIHEGVKAEEEFEKSGTLPDPSSTDNQEFQLVLTIIRDGLKTDPKRYHKMKDRLVGVSEETTTGVKRLYQMQASGALLFPAINVNDSVTKSKFDNLYGCRHSLPDGLMRATDVMIAGKVSVVCGYGDVGKGCAAALKQAGSRVIVTEIDPICALQALMEGLQVLPLEDVVSEADIFVTTTGNKDIIMVDHMRKMKNNAIVCNIGHFDNEIDMHGLETYPGVKRITIKPQTDRWVFPETNTGIIVLAEGRLMNLGCATGHPSFVMSCSFTNQVIAQLELWNERKSGKYEKKVYVLPKHLDEKVAALHLGKLGAKLTKLSKEQADYISVPVEGPYKPAHYRY; this comes from the exons ATGGCTCTCTCCGTCGAGAAAAGTAGCAGCGGCCGCGAGTACAAGGTCAAGGACATGTCCCAGGCCGACTTCGGCCGCCTCGAGATCGAGCTCGCTGAGGTCGAAATGCCCGGCCTCATCTCCTGCCGCACCGAATTCGGACCCTCCCAACCCTTAAAGGGGGCCCGCATCACCGGTTCCCTCCACATGACCATCCAAACCGCCGTCCTTATTGAAACCCTTACCGCCCTCGGCGCCGAGGTCCGCTGGTGCTCCTGCAACATTTTCTCCACCCAGGACCACGCTGCCGCCGCCATCGCCCGCGATAGCGCCGCCGTCTTCGCCTGGAAGGGCGAGACCCTCCAGGAGTACTGGTGGTGCACCGAGCGCGCCCTCGACTGGGGCCCCGGTGGCGGACCCGATCTGATCGTCGACGACGGCGGTGACGCCACCCTCTTGATCCACGAGGGAGTCAAGGCTGAGGAGGAGTTCGAGAAGTCCGGTACCCTCCCCGACCCATCTTCCACCGATAACCAGGAGTTCCAGCTGGTTCTGACCATCATCAGAGATGGCTTGAAGACCGACCCCAAGAGGTACCACAAGATGAAGGACAGGTTGGTCGGAGTTTCGGAGGAGACCACAACCGGCGTCAAGAGGTTGTATCAGATGCAGGCTAGCGGCGCTCTGTTGTTCCCTGCCATTAATGTCAATGATTCTGTTACAAAAAGCAAG TTTGACAACTTGTACGGATGCCGTCACTCTCTCCCTGATGGTTTGATGAGGGCCACGGATGTCATGATTGCCGGAAAGGTTTCCGTTGTCTGTGGATACGGAGATGTTGGAAAGGGTTGTGCTGCTGCCCTCAAGCAAGCAGGATCTCGTGTGATTGTGACTGAGATCGATCCAATTTGTGCCCTCCAGGCTCTTATGGAAGGCCTTCAGGTTCTTCCTCTTGAGGATGTTGTCTCTGAGGCTGATATCTTTGTTACCACCACCGGTAACAAGGACATCATCATGGTTGACCAcatgaggaagatgaagaacaaTGCCATTGTTTGCAACATTGGTCACTTTGACAATGAGATTGACATGCACGGTCTTGAGACATACCCCGGAGTGAAGCGCATCACCATTAAGCCTCAAACTGACAGGTGGGTCTTCCCAGAGACCAACACTGGCATCATTGTGTTGGCTGAGGGCCGTCTCATGAACTTGGGATGTGCCACTGGACACCCCAGCTTTGTGATGTCCTGCTCtttcaccaaccaagtgattgCTCAGCTTGAGTTGTGGAACGAAAGGAAGTCTGGCAAGTACGAGAAGAAGGTGTATGTCTTGCCTAAGCACCTTGACGAGAAGGTTGCTGCCCTTCATCTTGGAAAGCTTGGAGCTAAGCTCACCAAGCTCAGCAAGGAACAAGCTGACTACATCAGTGTGCCGGTCGAGGGTCCATACAAGCCAGCTCACTACAGGTACTGA